Below is a window of Glandiceps talaboti chromosome 15, keGlaTala1.1, whole genome shotgun sequence DNA.
GCACATAACATTGGGACTTCTAATGACTTTCAACTTGACATTGCAttcacatgacattgtatacTTGTACGTAACATACCAAAAGCACCATATTTTCGGTCACACACTGACTTCATATAtcatgaaaagaaaaaaaaatatgtctgctTTATATGATTTATGTGGCTGCAACATATGTTTACTGATATCAGACAGAAGAAATCCATTTCTGCACAGTGCaatagtccccccccccccccacccttaTAGTGTACAACAATATTGTATGTAGCACTTACAGCAGTCAGATACCAGCAAGAAATATTGTCACTCAGTCACTAGCACAATATATCACAATGTATCGGCCACTGCTTGACCTGTCGGAgcagttttgtttgtttatatacacaTTACGTATAAGCTTACAATGTAGcattgtacaaattacaatgtaatgtttCCGGCCACCCACATAAATGCAATGTCAGTTTAATTTTATGCTGGAATGATAGCGAACCTATAGCTCTATCAAGCCCTTGTACAGATGACCCTTTCCAATGTCCCATGAATATGTCGATATTATTTTGCTGAACTCTAGACGACATATAGTGAGACTGTCATCGTGTAACTTAGCAGACgataattttaaaaagtgaaaaatcaAACTTACCGTTCAACCAAGATTGTTTTCATACCAGATACTGGCAGTCTTCTGCATTTCAGCCAAAATGAAAGCTCTAGCACTCCCAACGTTTTTGGGGCGCTCTTGCCGAGATGAGAGCCTGGAATATCGGAAGGAGTAAGCTCAACACTATCGAGAACAAGAGCACATGCCGCCGTTGTGAAGTCGTCTGCTACCCTTTAGCCTCGTTTTGATTAACATCCGGGTACCTTTCCCTAAAGGTATATTGATATTCTCTGTATCATCACAGCGTACTCGATTATTCTATGAATATAACAGTAGTCCATTGACATAATCAGTCTTAAATCTTCGATATATAACACTTTGACAATttgacagtacaatacagttgATTTGACAACtgcatgaatatttataaatcaAGCCTAAATGGCAATTACTTGGAACAGTACATTGATATTTTTCTGTCACTGCACAAACTGTGTAAGCTCTTCCTTTACACGTTTTAAGTTGTGTTTACAACAGATCAGATATGTGtgaattgtttacaaatttcccTGCTCTGTGCAGCAATTTTAACGTTTTGTGGATTTCAGTTTCTAATTCACACACTTGTGGAAATTTATGTTGAATATTCAATATTCCCTTCAATACGAGATTGTTCTCAAATCCTAACCCGTGCCCCTCCTACAACAGAGTTAACTATAATATTAATTCATCTCTTATATTATAACACTATTATTGGCTGTAAGcgtttgaaaagaaaacaatcaTACTTGCCACCGGTGGGGCTAACAAAGTTAAAGTACCAATTACGCCGTTTTCTCCGAGTTGCCAGCTTCAGTGACTagaatatcacacacacacacacacgcacacacactcacacacacacacacacacacaaaattcaaataaacggggggggggggggggctaataaTCGTGAATCAATTTCTTTACAACACtgaaataatttattacatCTTTCCAAGGTAGATGAGATTCATAGCAATACAGTAACAATTATCAGTTGTCAAGTCATCACTACATTTGACGTGAAGAAAAGTTGATTTTTTTCCTGCATATTTAAGGCCCATTGTGTTTCTAAATCTAGACCTTTGAACACATGATACTTTTCATCCTAAATACTgcatagacagagagacagacaaagtaTACAATACAAACAGTACATCTACATAGAGCTCCTCCAAGATtgatttcatttgtatgtataagttaAAACTGACCATGTATAACTTCATTCATAGAGTCCTGACACTTGTCTAGGGTcagaattttgacattttgatgcCTATGTAAAACAGAACAGCATCCATAAACCACCTCACACAATGTCAGCTACATAAATTCTACAACTGGCAAAGTCTGTTTaactattctatattttgttacaatttCAGTGATCTTTTCAAGTATGTTTTATCACATATGAGTAAAATCACTTGAAACCGTGAAAGCAAATATGATTGCCAATATGTTACTTGTGAAAAATAagcaatttgatattttttgcaGCTGCATGGTTTACTGGTAGCATTTCACCATTAGAAATATGTCTACCACAGGAGGGCGCTAGCAAATCCCACCAGTCAAACATCTGCTGAAATGCGCTTTAGTACATGTAGGAATAGTACCTTAAAGCTACTACCCAAAGGtgtgtaaaatacaaatacaaggaTATACTACAAGTCACTTGCAGTGGTAATTAAGAGTTGAAGCTCTCTCTCAAACACAACTACAACTATAACATTAATAGTCCACAGGTGTGAACAACAGTCTGAATTTTACTTTGGCAATACTTCAAGTGAGTATTgtttatacaattttaaaattgaaacagTAATCTACACAGATGAGCTTCCTTCAATACAATGATAACATTGTACAGACATCAACATCCCACCATTAACACAGTGAACGATGCAACAAATATTTGCAATCTATAACAAGAGTTTAACAATGGCTAGAGTAGCATGAGACTATCACAAGACAGACTTTGTTTCTACACGATAACACTGCATTGTCCTATTAAAGACACCAGATCTAAGTACTGACGATGAACTTAATGTGTTTTACGGTCTTTGGTAATTTTTCCCTCTCAAAATAAGAGAGGACTTACATATTTGCAATACTAGgcagtactatacatgtacaatactagGAAACCTCCATAGCAATGCTGGAATCCATTTGTTGCAAGTTACACATGTAAACTAAACATTCCTGGAGTTCAAACTAGAGCTCTGTTTTTCCACAACGGATTCAGATACAGGCATGCTTGGAACAAATTACTTTCCCCTTTTTTCAATTTCCACACCAGAAGTCATAAATAGCCCGAGTTGTTGAACAAACTGAAGGTGTGAAAAAGTTggctttaatatgtaaattcgGATGTGAAAGTAtttgtcagttatgtacatctaactgtcaACCTAGATTGGaggaatgtcatatttttctaaatttgCATTGAGTGACAGAGTGAGAACTCTTATGTATGTGGCTTCCACTAGTCTGGAAGTTAACCATAACCAAATACAGGCAACAAATGCAAGGATAAGGATGATGTCGGAGATCATCTAAACCATGGAAAAGAAAAGCTGGAATTTACTATACTGTAAACCCAAATactttcactactagaaaatgttacaattttatAGTCTCTAGCTAGTTTTCAAAACTAATATAAagacttcttttttttactattaCCTGACTGATacaaattcatgtacatgtgttcatgtacaagaaggcattttagtcactactgaattttgtgtttttgtattcCTGTGAAATAGGCAAAAgtaagtctttagtgaaaattccAGGTTTACTCTATATATTGGCTGATATGTTATAATGAATCTACTATAACTGAGTTTTTGGTATCATAGGATCTGACCTTGAATTTGGGGTCATATGTCAAAAATCAAGTCTTTTCTAGCACATCACTAGATAAAGTAGGATATCTACTAATAAAGCAATGGTTTCTGGGTACAACTGATTAGATACCATCCATAAATTCTGCAAACGAGCTTTAACAATAAGTACATTTCTAAATTAACAGAAATTACAACAAATTTGGAAGCCCTCATAAATCAAGCTGTCTCACAAACTATGTAAAAAAGTATCAAAGAAACTACAGAAAGAAATCTACATACTGGATGAAAAAAGAAAGTCTGtagatgaaaagaaattgttgAATCCTTGTGATATAAAGAAATTGTGAATTTTATGAACCACTGACTTGacacaataaataaacacatgaCGTAAAGTGGTAGTAAATATCGCAAACCTTAGGTCTAATTCAATTGAATGAGTATTACATCAGCTGTTGATTGGAGATCTTTATATGTTCcatattttgtcatgtaaataatgttggttttttttggtGTTTCTTTTGGTGGGATGCATCAATTGCTATCAGATTAAAGTACTACAGTTCAAATTTGTAGCCAGATTACACAGAAGACAGTTTGTAGTCTTCAGCGCTACATAAAGTGAAATTTCACAAGTGGTAAAATTGTGTTTTACAGAAAGACAATATGACCATTATACTTCATATACTAATACTCAACAGCAAcaattacacatacatatgggtggggtgggggctTTTTTAGCCAAAGTTGGGGGCTTTCTAATTACAATTTGCCTGAGCTGGAGACTTTTACTGTTAGTAGTCACTTTTACTAGCAATTTATCCAACTTGAGTTTTTGCTAGCAATCCAAATTTGGAGACTTTTTATAGCAATTTGTCCAAGCTGGGTACATTTTACTAGTACCGGTAATATGCCTGAGTTGGGACTTTTTTTAATAGCAATTTGTTGGGAACTTTTACTAGTAATTTGCCCAAGTTCGAGAGTTTTTATGAACAATTTGCCCGAGTTGGGAACTTTTTACAAAGATTTGTCCAGGTTGGGTACTTTTTACAACTAACTGATGAATAAGCTGGGTCAGATTTCAATGAAATAAGGTAGGATTGTTCCATGAATGAATTGCATGTTTTACGATTcgtaatatatacatgtacacataacttTCATGTAAGATATACAAAAAATGCACATGACATTGGGACCGAGTACTggtacatttacatgacattaGAAGTTGACTTTAAACTTGACATTGCATACACATGACATTGCATACTTGTAACATGACCAAAAGCACCATATTTTCGGTCACACACTAACTTTTCATCtcaaatatttgtgtgtgtaaattTTTGTTCACAATATGTACAAATCACTTCACTGTTATACATACAACACCTTTTTACTGTGAAAAACCAGAATATGAGATGCATGCAttcgttgtcatggtaacacatCACACACATCTGATTCTGTCACATATTTGTCATCATATATTCATTGGTATAAGTTGTAGGATTTCCGTCCAATTAAAATTTATGGTGAAAAAAAACATCCACATTGGCTTCATAGTTTATATTAAGTTTACAACCAGCATCGTGTGCTCCGATGACAGCCGCTCCAATAGCTGGTGACTCCTTCAAGTCAAGTAAACTTATCTCTTCAATTTCAACATCTTTCTCATTACGGGGTTTTAGTCCTTCTAGGAATCCTACATTGTAAAAGAAGAGAGAATAAAGTCTTTAAATAAGAATAAACAGTTTTTCAGACATTCTTCACAATGCACAAAGGCTTTACAAGAATCCCTTACTCTGTTCAATGAACTACATCAATGGTACAcagaaatataataatatatatacattacatttatctaaccAAAAGTTTACactttcaatttgtataaaccttattttattttttgttaattattattactgtagtttatatgtttactagtttgttttagcaccaaatacttattgcagaaaatccaatgaagaaatgtagttttcttaatggAGGCAATagagattctattctattctattcccttCTATTCTATTgttctattctactctattctattctattctattctattctattctattctattctattctattctattctattctgttctattctgttctattctattctattctataatAAAATGCTATCATAGAGTGTAAAGGTTGATACTTTGCAGTTGAAAGTTCTTAGTTCATCAAATAATGTTGTGTGTATTAggtaatcctctttctaccagggcACTGGTTTGTTCataaaaaatcaacaatttgAAAAACTGGACTAagataaacatacatttattttctatcATAAAAGTACCTACCATTAGATGTGTCAAGGTCACCTACATTTATTCAACGACCTACGTTTATGATGTGTTTAGCTAACAGTATGGACAAAGTCTTGGAATATAACAATACAGTTCCTACAGTAACATTTCATGGGACAGAGATTGACTGACAAGAGATGGGTCTATTTTCTTGTTCAGTATTGTGTTACTTACCTTCTTTAAGAAGATCCCAACTTTTCCAAACAGATCCAACACAGACTACCTGCAGTCCTCCTTCAGCCGTCAGTAAACTCTGTGAAAAAGAGAGAAaatgaattttgacaaaatgacaCAATTGTCTGTCTGCGTATCTGTCTACATCTTTCCATTTGCCTCtctttgaatatatttttgtcGGCCTATCTCTCTACCCTTGAATTATTTCTCTCTCCCTCCTTTTTTTCTGTCTCTCAATGTTTCTGGCTATTTCTAACATTTCTTTTCTGTCTGTTTTTCAGGGTTTTTTCTCTTTCCTTGTCTCTGTGTgtttctgcctgtctgtctgcctgtctgtctgtcttgtatccctccctcccttcctcaGAGAGGCAACTCCCCTTACTTCCTATAGCACAAGTTCCTACCTTGTCTATCTTTGGTCCCAGTGCCACGATATGCCTTGCCAGAGATTTACCAGCTTCTCTGAACAACCAAATACATAACTCATCCTTCTGTTCCCTGGCACCTtgtcaatacaaatacaagacaATATCAGTACTGTAACACCTTTTACAAAATGTTCTGTAAAgttgcatgtgtatgtgttcagAGACTTTGGGGTCatagttttataaatcaaatttCAACTGAAAAGAGtaaaaaatagcgcaaatattgcgttgccgcacaacttcatgttcagggcaatgatagatatataattttttgaagatttaaagttgtaaccaaaacaaaattttcatacctaatttccatcatcataatccagccatcctatgttggaagtgtacaagacaagtatagcaacatcctaatcaaactttaaagggatgtgtctacaaggttttgtacttctttatttttttaaatcaatttggaaccatgtcataccaatgtaacaggtttatctttcttggttgtcttattgtaatattgtaaaagccagctacattcagtttatatgggtaggtgatgaaacagctgtcttacaatatattacataatccagtcataaaccaaactggccatgctacaggctttaccaccagaggaaatagtaaagtaaacattatagttaattaacaatgtactgttctcactgtgtcagctattaatgaggacaaatctacacattctcaacaaagttaagctcaatctactgggtaatttcagagttgaagatttttgaggaaaagcaatgacaaagaataacacttctagaaacatctcaccaagtttcaaactcattcacttagtattttttgagatataagtttttgaccaaaaatgaacattcttacacctaatttgcatatcactcatggaatcatggtatgcttaacatatcttcgtccatacatccctaaatgcatttccattaaatttcagcccaatctgctcagtggttttggaattatagatttttaaccaaaaagacacattttcagccctaatttgcatatcactgatggaatcatcccgtcatgaacaaatcttactttacacccccttaagaatgttcccaccaaatttcgcaccaatctgcccagtagtttctgagtttaagttttttgaccaaaaatcacattttttgacccaaagcCAACATCCctgatgcaatcactttcatttgaacaatttcctaactagacaccagaagtaacatgaccaccaaatatcaaagcaatcggtccagcagtttttgactttaagttgtttacacacatacacacacacacacagacagacagacagacagacactttgccatgcctatagcactactgaaccttatcagttcagttgtgctaaaaattatgGAAAGAGAATTTCAACATTTCACTGACATATTGTCAGTATCATGAGTGGTGTTGTTGGCATCCAAGATCCAAACTATATCTCCAGCTATGTTTCATGTGTCTTGCTTGAGACATGTAACATGCTACCTTAGTAGTATGGCCCTGTAGATGCTGACAAACGTTAGACATCAGTGAAAGTGTTAAAATCACACAAACTTTTTGTTTGATGAAATCACCTTGGTAACAGTGCTAGCATTACGAAAATGATCAGTTTTGGTAACTACAGAAATATGTTGCTTTGGTTTACGTTTAATAATTTGTAGCAGATTTGAGAGCAATTAGCTTACAGTAGTAGATATCTAGGGACTGTGTTATGGTAAGATTGCTTCTAATGTTACATAAAAAACACCTTACGTACCTTCCGCTAACCGTACACAGAAATCAGCAAATTTAGACTTGTTAAATTTAGAATACATGTGATCAAGTATACCATGCCTTTCAGTAATCTGTTAATAGAATTAATTTTAGGATGTTAATAGTAGTATAGAGATATGTACATTATTCTGTTGTTTGAAATAAACATCACTTTAACATAGTCCTATGAAGGCATAAGATCAATgtaatgtttctctgaaattgcaagtaataagtcatttttcatttcaaggCAGATCTCACAAGATCCTGCATGAGCCATTGCATCCATACCAACCACTTAatggtggtcaagctgaaagtatCAAATGCTTAGcaaacactattgttctcaacatcatcgcaCATGGCCATGGCAAAAGTTTGACCACGATCACTTGTTTGAAAACTgttgttactaggcatatttgcatatcacgtGAGATCTGCAATGAGACATAAAATCCCTTATTgctgtaggtgatgtaaaatcatgaaaagacTCTTCAGAACACAGTTTATAGTTTATGACAATGACTTTATTTCCTGGCGTAGCATTCTCCTTTAATAATAGAACTTCACACAGTCACtgatatcaaaataacaatCTCAACTAGGAGCAACCACTGTTGATAGGTGTCAGTGCTTCATCTACAGTACAACATACAAGAGTAAAGAAAGGTACACAGCATGGAGCTACATTAgtcatagtctgtaaggtacgccgtgacagggtACCCTCAAACATAggccaacccctaacagagaggaggctggtgaggtCGAAAcgtcacgacatatcttacagtctacattaGTCACTGCAGTAAAGTAGAACTTACTTGAAAGAAATCATCCATGGCTTTTTTCACATAGCTGGTATCACATGGTGATTCTTGGAAATTATCAGCTTCATCAAATACAATCTTGACACCCTTATGAGCTATCCAGTATGCTGTAGTAGTCAAACAAACATAGAAATTGATATTGCTGTTATTACTATGAGCCTAACTATTGAGACCTACTCTTTTTATCCTGACTTTTGCATTGCTTCACTTTGTTCTTGATACAGAGGATACCTGTACCTCAGCTAATGAAAACCCTAAGTAAAAGTTTTGTTTTCCCCAAGTCAATTCTTCTAAGTGACATTATATATAGCTTTGGTACTGGctaataaaaatatcatttagTTGCTTTACCTTTTATCTCTAGTATGTAACCCCATCCACCACAGCTATGCAATTTATTTGGTACAGGGTAATAAATAAGTTATTTACCTGACCCTTCATCTCCTAACATGTGACCCCATCCACCACAACCCTGTACACTACCATCGGGGTTGATAAGTTGACAGTTAGAACCTGTTCCTGAGATGAGGACAAAGCCACCTGGAATGAAAAGAGAAATCAAATCTTGAATTTTACAGACATTTTGAAATCCTTGCAACAAAATTAATTGAGCCAATTACTGTTGAGTATCAGTCTATAAGAACTAATCAATATATCATCTATTCCCTGGACATAGCAGAGCAGTGCATTTTTTCTATGAAACTCTTTTACAAGTTTTTGGCACACTTTTGATGgaatgaaatgtaatgaaaattacaatttcaatcACTTTTATAACAGGACTAAAGATACTTAGCCAATGACTTTCCTCTCTTCACCTTAGGGAGGAGCCAGCTAGGACACAGTAATTCCTTGTCTAAATCAGCCAATCACTGGATAGGGTATACTAGTGAGTATATATGTATTCTACAGGAAAACTATCCGATATGTGTCCTTCATATGATGAGGGGGGAAACTAGGGGAAAACTTATGATAGTAGATTCATCACAAAAGCCAAATAATTGTTGAAAATTACAACTGACAGGCTGGAATCTCAACTTTTGTTATTTCCTAGGGACATAGTGAAAGCATGCAGTATATGGCTtgtcatgtacaaaatgtagttggAAATTAACATTAGGACTCAGACTATCAGCGTTGGAAAGAGCAGACAATTCTTAGAATGTGTCAAGCTAtactaaaaacaacaacaacaacaacaacaacaaataagtTGATATGATATTAAGACATACCAGATTGAGAAGCTGTAGCGATGGCACCAAATGTGTCTGTACACATGCTATAGCTCTCACTGATTGTTGGATATGTAGTTTTCAAACCTTCAATGACCTTCCTCTGGCCTTCTTTTTGCTCTCCTCCACTCAAAGACATTCCCTGTAAGTTTGAAATCACAATGACAGTTATTTGTGCAGCAATAAAACTGAGGTACTTACcactacatgtaggtatttagccatgtacatcatgtacaagCAGAAACCCCTCTGGTCATTAGCTTCAAGCAGTTACAATGGGGCATATAGAAATGATTTTTTACATGCACCCCCATGCCCATCCCTAATGCCAATTACTTCTATACTCCTTTTGCCTATCTTCAAGACAAACTCTTTTTTACTGTAATCACAGATGTTGCAGTCTATGCTGTAATGAACCTATATGAATACTTGGGATGGttactgatttcaaagtgcACAACTCTCATGCTAGTCAGTAGGATGAGATATAACATGTCATCATTCTATCCTATCAGATACCACTTCACAACAGAACCCTGATTATAACTAAAAGACAgggtgtatcttacagtctactctCACACAAACAAGACAACATTATTGAACTTACTAGAGATTTGAGTGGGATAGCCAGATCAATATCAGCTGTTAACTTTGCATCAACCACCATGTTGTGAATTCTATTCAGACATTCATCAATGCCAATCAGCTGTAGGAATGAGAAGTAAACACATGAATGGTTGTCAAGATGGTAACTAAATCCACTGCAAGAATTTAACTATTTTATTCAAGAATAGAAATGAAGGAAAACTGATCTTGAGAAACAGATATTACAGATTATTATCAATACAGCcatactttatttgtatttcactCAAATGATGTTTTATCATCTCAATGTTATCACAGCTTGCTATGAGTCACTGTTGTTATTCAATGATTTGAGGAGATCAAAAGTATATTCTTAAATCAAAACTTCTTGACATGCCTGATGATTTGTAgactgtaatgacatcattggtCCGGGCTTATCAGCCTGCCCTAAAATTTCAGactcactctcactcacttAGGTGGTTTGCTGaattgtcatcattttgaataaaatttggATCAATTTGATCGCTCCATATAAAAGCTATTCAAAATctatttttatgatgtaccACTCACTGTAACAGCCTGGCAAAACAAAACCTGGCTTTGCTAGGCCATCACAATGATAAGTTGgtaatatgtattatgtaattaTTGTGAGTACATCATAAAAGCAGATTATACACAGCTTGTatatagattagattagatcagattagattagattagattatatataactttattacaacccTATAGAAAATTGGCAATGCTATTTGGATACATAAGTATAATAAAGATAtatcaaatatgtacatatatcaaattGGTCCAATTTAAGTTATTCTGTTAAAAAAATACTGATAATCCAGTAAAAACCAGAGACTGTGAGTTACTCTGCCAATGGTGTATATTTCATCTACAATCAGAACTATTTGACATACCCAATGATTTGTACTAGGTCCTCTACTCCAGGCTTTTACTTTTCCCTCTGATGACATAATCACCATTTTGGAATGGGTGGCTCCACTGAAACACAATAAACAATAggaaataaaagttaaaatttactccaataataaaaaatcaaaacagcTACCCCTTCCTATATGTTTAACTTTGAAGGATTTTCTTATACTAAAAACAACCCATAGTTGAATTTAGTCCTAATTATATGCTGTGCACAGTATAATCATAgaccactgtctatggtatgattagtctggatgccaacgtagTATCTATCTACTGGACGTGTAAATCACAACAATACcttatagaaactagactatgGTATAATGTAATTGAGCTAATACAAATCTCATGGAAAGGCATTTTTTACACGAGTCACCAACGTCAACAACACACACCATGAGAGAATGTTTACAACAGGCACAATCAGTTAACTTGAATGTTGTCAATACAAac
It encodes the following:
- the LOC144446376 gene encoding N-acetyl-D-glucosamine kinase-like, whose product is MADSEKVEYFGGIEGGATHSKMVIMSSEGKVKAWSRGPSTNHWLIGIDECLNRIHNMVVDAKLTADIDLAIPLKSLGMSLSGGEQKEGQRKVIEGLKTTYPTISESYSMCTDTFGAIATASQSGGFVLISGTGSNCQLINPDGSVQGCGGWGHMLGDEGSAYWIAHKGVKIVFDEADNFQESPCDTSYVKKAMDDFFQITERHGILDHMYSKFNKSKFADFCVRLAEGAREQKDELCIWLFREAGKSLARHIVALGPKIDKSLLTAEGGLQVVCVGSVWKSWDLLKEGFLEGLKPRNEKDVEIEEISLLDLKESPAIGAAVIGAHDAGCKLNINYEANVDVFFHHKF